One window from the genome of Cucumis melo cultivar AY chromosome 12, USDA_Cmelo_AY_1.0, whole genome shotgun sequence encodes:
- the LOC103487447 gene encoding probable methyltransferase At1g29790 has protein sequence MGFTMGLNLLLLVAMVATNILSLYHLSSTLQSTKSPVSQPVPDHLIRQLQTIRATINHLTRLHPTAAASASKTKLSIPSDLVLYSQFSPIASSCHSNPELLHKFMNYTPFSSCPSDSDLAEALILRGCHPLPRRRCFAKTPQKPSSSLPQNPFASSLPESNILWGKYSCKGFGCLNRLNPNLGFDPSHEITKFMTFKTELDLPIPQLLQIAKAANSVLRLGLDIGGGTATFAARMKLYNVTMVTTTMNLGAPYNEVAALRGLVPLHVPLQQRLPIFDGVMDLVRCGHAVNRWIPVKSMEFLFYDLDRVLRVGGYLWFDHFFSKGVDLDKLYSPLITKLGYRKVKWATANKTDSGGLKNGEVYLTALLQKPVPS, from the coding sequence ATGGGTTTCACAATGGGCTTGAATTTGCTTCTTCTTGTTGCCATGGTGGCCACAAATATTCTTTCTCTCTACCATCTCTCCTCTACGCTTCAATCCACTAAATCCCCTGTTTCACAGCCGGTTCCAGATCATCTCATCCGGCAGCTTCAGACGATACGCGCTACTATCAATCACCTCACGCGCTTGCATCCAACGGCGGCGGCTTCCGCGTCGAAAACCAAACTCTCTATCCCTTCAGATCTCGTTCTGTACTCTCAATTTTCACCAATTGCTTCATCTTGTCATAGTAATCCTGAGCTTCTTCATAAGTTTATGAATTACACTCCGTTTTCGAGTTGCCCTTCTGACTCTGATCTCGCTGAGGCTTTGATTCTTCGTGGGTGTCATCCACTTCCTCGTCGGCGGTGCTTTGCCAAAACCCCACAAAAACCCTCTTCTTCTTTGCCTCAAAATCCCTTTGCTTCCTCACTTCCGGAGTCCAATATTCTTTGGGGGAAATATTCTTGTAAGGGTTTTGGCTGTTTGAATCGCTTGAATCCGAATCTGGGGTTTGATCCTTCTCATGAGATCACCAAGTTTATGACCTTCAAGACCGAATTGGACCTCCCAATCCCTCAATTACTGCAGATTGCGAAGGCAGCTAACTCTGTTCTTCGTCTTGGACTTGATATTGGTGGTGGAACCGCCACTTTTGCTGCAAGAATGAAGCTCTACAATGTTACTATGGTCACTACGACTATGAACCTCGGCGCGCCGTACAACGAAGTTGCGGCGCTTAGGGGATTGGTGCCTTTGCACGTACCGCTGCAGCAGCGGTTGCCGATTTTTGATGGAGTGATGGATCTAGTTCGGTGTGGCCATGCTGTGAACCGGTGGATTCCCGTCAAATCGATGGAGTTTTTGTTCTATGATTTGGATAGAGTGTTGAGAGTTGGAGGTTATCTTTGGTTTGATCATTTCTTCAGCAAAGGGGTGGATCTTGATAAACTTTACTCTCCTTTGATTACCAAATTGGGTTATCGGAAGGTCAAGTGGGCGACAGCAAATAAGACCGATTCAGGCGGGTTGAAAAATGGGGAGGTTTACTTGACGGCATTGTTGCAGAAGCCAGTGCCATCATGA
- the LOC103487438 gene encoding coatomer subunit zeta-1-like, whose protein sequence is MESCPSIKNILLLDSEGKRVAVKYYSDDWPTNSTKEAFEKAVFIKTQKTNARTEAEIAMFENNIVVYKFAQDLHFFVTGGEDENELILASVLQGFFDAVGILLRGNVEKKEALENLDLILLCLDEIIDGGIILETDANVIAGKVASHSIDSNAPLSEQTISQALATAREHLARSLLK, encoded by the exons ATG GAATCTTGCCCTTccattaaaaacattcttctttTGGATTCCGAAGGGAAGCGTGTAGCTGTCAAGTATTATTCTGATGACTGGCCTACAAATAGTACAAAGGAAGCTTTTGAAAAAGCCGTTTTCATCAAAACTCAGAAGACTAATGCTCGAACAGAGG CGGAGATAGCAATGTTTGAGAACAATATAGTGGTTTACAAGTTTGCTCAAGACCTTCATTTTTTTGTCACGGGtggagaagatgaaaatgagcTCATTTTAGCATCCGTTCTTCAGGGATTTTTCGATGCTGTGGGCATTCTTCTTAG GGGTAATGTAGAAAAGAAGGAGGCACTTGAGAACTTGGACCTCATTTTACTGTGTCTGGATGAAATTATCGACGGAGG CATTATTCTCGAGACGGATGCAAATGTCATAGCAGGGAAGGTCGCAAGTCACAGTATTGATAGTAATGCTCCTCTGTCTGAGCAG ACAATAAGTCAAGCATTGGCCACAGCTCGCGAACATCTAGCAAGATCTCTTCTCAAGTAA